The Impatiens glandulifera chromosome 8, dImpGla2.1, whole genome shotgun sequence genome includes a window with the following:
- the LOC124912045 gene encoding ankyrin repeat-containing protein At2g01680 — translation MDSKSLPFITRQSLFFAVRSGDLNSVKSLFQCEGTTDPASVSALMALQNDAGETVLYIASENNFLDVFSFLLKFCDLQTVKIRSKSDMDAFHVAANRGHLEIVKELLAKWPDLSRSCDSSKTSPLYSAAEHDHLVVVNAILDTDPTAAQIVRKNGKTALHNAARYGRIRIVKALISRDPSIVAIKDKKGQTALHMAVKGQDISVVEEILLANSSILNERDKKGCTALHMATRKSRSQIVSLLLCYTSIEVNAVNKEKKTAMDLLDKLQYGEHKSIITEVLTEAGGKNARHLGETNDAIELKRTVSDIKHEVHSQFIQNEKTNKRVSGIAKELKKIHREAVQNTINSVTVVAVLFSSIAFLAIFNLPGQYQTTGEANISHTLAFRVFCLLNATSLFISLAVVVVQITLVAWDTTAQRQIVSVINKLMWAACMSTCGAFLSIAFVVVGKQSSWMGITVTVMGVPILVATIASLCYFVFRQHFGGFRSDSHRRIRRASGSKSFSWSHSVNISDLEENSSDREKTIYAL, via the exons ATGGACTCCAAGTCTCTCCCGTTCATCACACGCCAATCGTTATTCTTCGCTGTCCGATCTGGCGACCTCAACTCCGTGAAATCCCTATTTCAATGTGAAGGTACTACTGATCCAGCTTCCGTCTCCGCTCTCATGGCGCTTCAGAACGACGCTGGTGAAACAGTTCTGTACATAGCCTCCGAAAACAACTTTCTAGATGTCTTCAGTTTCTTGCTCAAGTTCTGTGATCTCCAGACTGTTAAGATCAGGTCCAAATCCGACATGGATGCTTTTCATGTCGCTGCGAATAGAGGCCACTTAG AAATTGTGAAGGAGCTTTTAGCCAAGTGGCCAGATCTAAGTCGATCATGCGACTCCTCAAAAACGAGCCCACTTTATTCAGCTGCCGAGCATGACCATTTGGTtgttgtaaatgctatattaGATACAGATCCTACTGCTGCACAGATAGTGAGAAAAAACGGAAAAACTGCCCTTCATAATGCTGCAAGGTATGGACGTATCCGAATTGTAAAAGCCCTAATTAGTAGAGATCCAAGTATTGTAGCCATTAAAGATAAGAAGGGACAAACAGCACTCCATATGGCTGTTAAAGGGCAAGACATTAGTGTAGTTGAGGAAATCTTGTTGGCAAATTCTTCTATACTCAATGAACGTGACAAGAAGGGTTGTACAGCTTTACATATGGCTACAAGGAAGAGCCGCTCTCAG ATCGTGAGCCTTCTGCTGTGTTACACGTCAATAGAAGTAAACGCTGTTAACAAAGAGAAAAAGACAGCCATGGATTTATTGGATAAACTCCAATATGGCGAACACAAATCAATAATCACAGAAGTCCTAACCGAGGCAGGAGGAAAGAATGCTAGACACCTAGGTGAAACCAACGATGCAATCGAACTAAAAAGAACCGTGAGCGACATCAAACACGAAGTCCATTCCCAATTCATTCAAAACGAGAAAACAAACAAACGAGTCTCCGGAATCGCCAAAGAATTAAAAAAGATCCATCGCGAAGCGGTTCAAAACACCATAAATTCCGTAACAGTCGTCGCGGTCCTATTCTCCTCGATTGCATTCCTAGCCATATTCAACCTCCCCGGTCAATACCAAACGACGGGAGAAGCCAATATATCACATACCCTCGCATTCAGGGTATTCTGTCTTCTGAACGCGACCTCACTTTTTATATCGCTAGCTGTTGTTGTCGTGCAAATTACGTTAGTGGCCTGGGATACGACTGCCCAAAGGCAGATTGTTTCTGTTATTAATAAGTTGATGTGGGCTGCTTGTATGAGCACTTGCGGGGCGTTTTTATCGATTGCGTTTGTTGTGGTTGGGAAACAGAGTTCTTGGATGGGGATAACTGTCACGGTTATGGGAGTGCCCATTCTTGTGGCGACTATTGCTAGTTTGTGTTATTTTGTCTTTAGACAGCATTTTGGGGGGTTTAGGAGTGATTCTCATAGAAGGATTAGAAGGGCAAGTGGAAGTAAGTCTTTCTCTTGGTCACATTCGGTTAATATTTCGGATTTGGAAGAAAATAGTTCGGATCGGGAAAAGACTATATATGCCCTTTGA